TTGCCTCTTTCGAATTCTCGTAAAGGCTTTTACCCATTCCTGAGTATTGTGCCCCTTGGCCTGCAAATAGTAGCCCTATTTTCATATACAGCTGCTGCCTCCTCAAACATTTCTTCGATCATTTCCTTCGCAGTCTGCTCCCTGCCGATAAGCCCGGCGATCTGTCCTGACATGACGGAGCCATTTACCATGTCACCATCTTTCACTGCCGCTCTCAGCGCGCCAGCTCCCAGCTTCTCAATTTCCGAAGGGTCTGCGCATCTCTTTTCCAGCGAAAGTATTTCTCTGGCGAGTCTATTTTTCAGCACGCGCACCGGATGCCCGGTGCTCTTGCCTGTTGCTACCGTATCGGAATCCTTTGCCTTTAATACCATATCCTTATAGCTCTGAGCCACCGTACATTCCTTTGCGACCAGGAATCTTGTTCCCAGCTGTACGCCCTTTGCTCCCAGCATAAAGGCTGCGGCGATTCCTCTTCCATCTCCGATTCCTCCTGCGGCAATGACAGGAATCTTTACTGCATCAACCACCTGAGGAAGCAATGCCATTGTGGTTGCTTCACCGATATGACCTCCGCTCTCCAGTCCTTCTGCAATGATTGCATCGGCCCCTACCCGCTCTACACGGATCGCCAGCGCGACGGATGCGACTACTGGAATTACCTTGATCCCGTGCTCTTTTAGCTTCGGAATATATTTGCCCGGGTTTCCTGCTCCAGTGGTGACCACCGGCACGCCCTCCTCACAGATGACATCCATAATAGCATCGGTATGGGGGTTCAGGAGCATAACATTGACACCAAACGGCTTGCCTGTCATTTCCTTTGTTTTGCGGATTTCACTTCTCACATAATCCGCATCCGCATTACCGCAGGCCACAATTCCGAGGCCTCCGGCATTGCTCACAGCAGATGCAAGGGGGGCATCCGCTATCCAGGCCATCCCGCCTTGAAGAATGGGATACTCTATTCCAAGCATTTCACATATATTTACCATTTCTTACTTACTCCTTTATCTGATTGCCTGTTCTCGTTTATCGACTCGATTAGTCTTTTTCATCTTGATTATTGCACTATTTACAGCTAAACCGCTTCAAACAGCACTGCTCCAGCCGTAAGTCCCCCACCGAAACCTACCAGCATAATCTTGTCTCCCGGCTCTACCTTGCCGCTTTTCATCAAATCAGTCAAAGCCATGGGAATGCTCGCTGCCGATACATTGCCCGTCGTCTGAATATTAACTTGAAACTTTTCCAGGGGCTGCTTCATTCGCTGTGCAGCCGACAGTATGATTCTCATGTTCGCCTGATGGGGAACGTAATATTTCACATCGTCTGCTTTGATTCCTGATTTCTGAAGAACCGCATCCATCACTTCACCGATTGCGCCCACAGCAAAGCGGAACACTTGTGTTCCGTTCATCTTTAAAAACATATCGTTATTCTCATCCTCTGCAAATGGGATATTCCTATAATCCATCCCGCAGGTCAGGGAATCTGTTACATCATCATAATTTTTAACAAAACTACTGATGATTCCTGTTTTTTCTTCGGAAAGCTCTAAAACCGCACAGCCAGCACCATCGCCGAACAAAATGCAGGTTCCTCTATCCTCCCAGTTGGTAATTCTGCTCAGCCTCTCTACACCGATGACCATTGCACGCTTAATTCCATGGGTTTTCATCAGCGCTTCAACGTTCCAAAGTCCGTAGATGAATCCGCTGCAAGCCGCATTGATATCATATGCGATGGCATTCTCAAGACCCAATGTTTTTTTCACAAGTGCTCCCATTGAGGGAACGAGCATATCCGGTGTAACGGTGGCAACGACCAGCAAGCCGATTGAGGCTTTGTCAATATCGCCCAGCGCCTCTTCTGCGGCAGCTACCGATAGATCCAATCCGCTTTCTTTTGTTGCAACGTATCTTGCTTCAATCCCTGTCCTGTCTATAATCCACTGATTGTCTGTTTCTACCAGCTCAGCCAGCTTGTTGTTATCCACTTTCAATTCCGGCAACGCCTTGCCGGTTCCTATGATTGTGACTCCCAATGTTTACCTCCTTTTTCTGATCTTTTCTTTCTTTATTCATATTCATAAATTTATTTTGATAGTCAAACTATTTGATAGTATTATAATTTTTTATGGTAATTGTGTCAAGTTTTTTCCAGCACACGATAAGGCAGCGTCTGCCAACGCGCCACAATGCAATGTCTTTCCAGCGTGCTATCATGCAGTTTCTTCCAACGCATCGTTTCGTTGCTTCCACCAAAAACCCCGTAGGTAAGTCGCTGAATCTGTGGTATGATAAATTCAAATAATTTACCGGCACATCCGGGAAAGGAGAAACAATGTCTGCAAATACCTCTATTCATGATTTTTTGGCTCAGCACAGCAAAAAGGAAGCCGTTTCTTTCCATATGCCGGGCCATAAGGGTTCTCTCCTATATAAAAGATTTGGGTTTGACGATTTTCTCGGCAATATCATGAACTATGACATCACTGAAATTCCGGGCGCAGATAATCTCTTTCAAACAGAAGGGGCAATCAAAAGCGTGCAAGATCGCTATGCTGCGCTTTATGGCTGCAAAAAATCTTATCTGTTGGTCAATGGTTCCAGCGGAGGTAACATCGCTGCCATCCTCGCATCAGTCGGACAGGGAAAGCAGCTGATCATGGCCCGGAACTGCCATAAATCCGTATTTAACGCTCTGACGCTTGGCGGTATCAAGCCTGTTTATGTTTATCCTGAAACAATTGGAGAATATGGAATTTCCGGAGCCATCGAGCCTGCAGCTGTAGAAAAACTGATTGCGGAAAATCCTGATGCAGAGGCCGTCTTTATCACCAGTCCTAATTATTATGGCATTTGCAGCGATATAAAATCCATTGCTCAGATCGCGCACCACAGTGGAAAGATTCTCATTGTCGACGAAGCCCATGGCGCACATCTGCAATTTTCCAAAGCACTTCCCGCCTCCGCACTGGAGTCAGGTGCGGACCTTGTCATTAACAGCACCCATAAAACGCTGGCGTCCCTGACACAAAGTGCAGTCTTGCATTGCAATTCTGAGATTGTGGATCATTATCTTCTTGAAGATAAGCTTCAATGTGTCCAGAGCACAAGTCCGTCCTATATTCTAATGGCGTCCTTGGATATCAACGCAAAAATTCTCGAGAGACATAGAAATGTACTCATGGAAGAATGGGTCCATAACCTTGATCTATTCTATCGTAGGATTTCAAAAATCCCCGGGTTGAAGACAATGGGCCAGATGGAAGGATTGGATTGGACGAAAATTAATTTTAGTCTGGGAGCGCTTGGAATTTCCGGTGCCCAACTGGATCATATCCTTATGGAAGAGTACAATATCTTCATCGAGCTT
This genomic window from Clostridiales bacterium contains:
- the fabK gene encoding enoyl-[acyl-carrier-protein] reductase FabK codes for the protein MVNICEMLGIEYPILQGGMAWIADAPLASAVSNAGGLGIVACGNADADYVRSEIRKTKEMTGKPFGVNVMLLNPHTDAIMDVICEEGVPVVTTGAGNPGKYIPKLKEHGIKVIPVVASVALAIRVERVGADAIIAEGLESGGHIGEATTMALLPQVVDAVKIPVIAAGGIGDGRGIAAAFMLGAKGVQLGTRFLVAKECTVAQSYKDMVLKAKDSDTVATGKSTGHPVRVLKNRLAREILSLEKRCADPSEIEKLGAGALRAAVKDGDMVNGSVMSGQIAGLIGREQTAKEMIEEMFEEAAAVYENRATICRPRGTILRNG
- a CDS encoding ketoacyl-ACP synthase III, which produces MGVTIIGTGKALPELKVDNNKLAELVETDNQWIIDRTGIEARYVATKESGLDLSVAAAEEALGDIDKASIGLLVVATVTPDMLVPSMGALVKKTLGLENAIAYDINAACSGFIYGLWNVEALMKTHGIKRAMVIGVERLSRITNWEDRGTCILFGDGAGCAVLELSEEKTGIISSFVKNYDDVTDSLTCGMDYRNIPFAEDENNDMFLKMNGTQVFRFAVGAIGEVMDAVLQKSGIKADDVKYYVPHQANMRIILSAAQRMKQPLEKFQVNIQTTGNVSAASIPMALTDLMKSGKVEPGDKIMLVGFGGGLTAGAVLFEAV
- a CDS encoding aminotransferase class I/II-fold pyridoxal phosphate-dependent enzyme; the protein is MSANTSIHDFLAQHSKKEAVSFHMPGHKGSLLYKRFGFDDFLGNIMNYDITEIPGADNLFQTEGAIKSVQDRYAALYGCKKSYLLVNGSSGGNIAAILASVGQGKQLIMARNCHKSVFNALTLGGIKPVYVYPETIGEYGISGAIEPAAVEKLIAENPDAEAVFITSPNYYGICSDIKSIAQIAHHSGKILIVDEAHGAHLQFSKALPASALESGADLVINSTHKTLASLTQSAVLHCNSEIVDHYLLEDKLQCVQSTSPSYILMASLDINAKILERHRNVLMEEWVHNLDLFYRRISKIPGLKTMGQMEGLDWTKINFSLGALGISGAQLDHILMEEYNIFIELFTGDWVMAMSGIGNKSEDYDRLASALEAIAGKDHLYESNSSPNDSHASSIDYDSANERNDKKKGSGVRLTPPKQALMFDIPTQKKRVKLADSEGMICASSIIPYPPGIPLICPGERIEAEAIAYIQTMRELGEKVIGVNELGEVIVGSNPTE